GTGAGATCTTGGAGGTGTATGGGCCACCCTGCTGAAGTGTGGTAAATGTGTGGGATGGCCTGGCTCGTTCTGAGCTTTGACTCCAGATGTGTTTAGCAGAGCTGTTCTGGTTCACTGTGGCATCTCCTAATTTCATAACAGCTCTGGACTGTTACACCCCTTTGGCTGGtcaggaaactgaggcatggagCAGAAAACTCACTTCCCTGAGTACTTGTGATTAGTGCTGCCCATTGTTATCAGTAACTCCCAATCCTGTGGATCTCTGTGCTGAGTCTCACATGAGGCTGGTGAGCTCTCCTGGGAGCATACTGACCTCTTCTTCCACTTCCCTCCACCCAGGTGGCCATGCTAGGGATGAGTTTGGTTCCTATCAGCATGGCTCCTTGACAAGCTTGCCACCAGACTTTGGAAACCTCAGGTGTCTCACCCACCTGGATCTCAGCTTCAATAGACTCTCCACCTTGCCAAGCTGCATTGTCCACCTCCCCAGCCTCCGTGTGCTCCTGGTGAGCCACAACAGCCTAGTGACACTTCCTGAGGACTTTGGCTGTCTGAGCAAACTGACTTTCTTCTCTGCAATGAAAAATCAGCTGAAAGACTTACCTCAGAGCATTGGGGAGTTGTCAATGCTGCAGGATCTGGATCTCTCAGAAAATGCTTTGGAATTGCTCCCTGAAGAAGTTGGAAATCTGCACAATTGCACAGAGCTGGATCTCTCTGGGAATCGCTTATTGAGCATCCCAGACTCCCTAGGTATGTATTTTATTGGGGAAGAGAATGACATGGGCTTCCCAAGCTTTTGGTACAACTTCTGAGACCCTTGGTCTTATCCCCAGAGTCGTTAGCATAAACCATTTTATACTGGAGCCACATTGAAGGGGTATGCAGAAGGATCATGCTTAGTTCAGTCAGTGCCTTTGAGCATTTACAACTCTCTGGACCACGCTTTCTGTTTCTGCGAATCAGCGACACTGCTGAGATTTCAATACAATTTACAATGACTGAGCATCTGGCCTGGCTGGTTTTGAGTAGCAGAAGAGCTGATGGGATGAGAATCTGGGCTTGAAATCACACTGTGCGGTGTGGACCAGTCCACAGAACTGGGCTCTGACTTCTGCTGCCCAGCTTCCTGGGTCCTCTATTTCTTGTGACAGAGGTTATTTTTGATGCTGTTACCGGAGTGTCCTACTTGtagctggaaaggaaaggacAGAGGCGGCTGTGTTGCCTCTCAGCTAATTCCTTGCACTCCGTTATTTTGTGAGCTAAAGGGATGTTAAGCTTTTGTGCTTTTCCCTCATTATGTGTGTGTTTACACGGgctgaggagagagggagggtTCGAGTTGATATGCAATGCAATTAACAGCACGGATGGGGGGTCACTTCTTGTTCCAACCTGCAGCCAATTTGAAGTCTCTGCGCCGGCTGCATCTCCACAGCAATCTCCTGGTGACAGTCCCTGCCTCTCTTGCCAGCCTGCCCTACTTGTCCAGACTTGATCTGCAGAACAACTGCCTCCGTGCCATCCCTGCTGAGATCCAGACCTTGCCGTTCGTGCGCGTCCGAGGCAATCCTTTGGGAGAAAAGGAACCATCCCCGCAGGCTGGTAATTGCAaggcttctgctgctgtgtgttctGCCCAGCTGTTCCCTCACTCAGCCCAGCATGGTGTAGATGGGTTTGGATTAGAGAAGACAAGCAGGGGGGAATCAGATCAGCGTTTATTTCTCTGGAATAATTATTAAGTTGTAAGGATACAGACAGTATTAGTTATGTTTTTGAGGCCTATCTCAGTCTGAAGGGCTCAGTGGTCCCTGGAATTGGGCTTTCTTGGTAGGGTTTTACAGTGGAAGTGAAAATGTGTCTCGCAGGAAACAGATCAGGAGAGATTCCTAAAAGAGTCCAACATTTTTAGAAGAGGTGAGCACCAGTTCCTGGACTTCCTGCATGGCCCTAAGGCTGTGGTGGCTCATGCTAGAACCTCAGAGAACAGCAAGGGGTCATTCTGCTGTGCAGTTACCTCCTGCTTTCCTGAGGttcacaggctgcagaggagcagctcttaGTCCAAGAGGAAGGCGATGAAATGAGCAGGAATCTGAGCAGAGTTTCCCAGTGGTGCTGATGTTCACAAGAGCAAGCACCGATTCCCAGGGTGGCCCCAGGCAATCAAACACGgccctgagagctgcagaggtaaactgaaatatttttgaattccCTCTGCTTCTGAGTTTCCCTGGGGGAGAGCTAGCATTTTCAGTATGTCCTGGGACCTCGAGGCCACATGCCATCCTCTTGCTGCAGTGTGTTCTGGGGCCCACTGCAGTGTGACCAGGATTCCATTAGTGACTGCTGTCAGATTCTGATTAAGCCAAAACTGTTCAGCCTTTCTTGTCTGTCTTGATTTAAGTAACCACTGTCTCCTTCTCCTACCCAAATCTTCTTATTGCCACAGATAAATCCAGTACCAGAAGGCTAAAAAGACTCTTCCTTCCATCAGGAGAGGGCAGGTAAGCCTGTGTTCTTAATAACTTACATTACAGACAAGGTGCATGGTGGGTATTGCAGGAATGTGTAGGAGCCTATAGGCCTCATTAGGCCAGTGAAAAACACAAGTATGAGATTATTCTGTCAATTTTTTGAGGGCTGAAGTCACTGCACAATGTCATAAATTCATGCATGTCTTCTGGAAGCTTTACTGTCACCTCTGAAGGCTGCAGAGTGGTCCTGGCCTGTGGCATCCATTTCTACTTTCCGCCGggggctgcctctgcccctctgcagaTCCACTTCCAATCCCTCACGCCGGATCCTCAGTGGGTGAAGCTGAGACACCATGATGTCCTGCTGAGTAGagtcctggagctgcagcctcatgGGATCCAATTCCAGCAGGTGAGGGTATACCCAGGTCACCTCCTGGTGAATCTGTCTTTGCAGTAGCTCAGTAGAGTCTTCTGAGAGCGCCTTTTGGGACCTGTGAGACAGTTACCTCCATCCCTGGTGCTTTTAAGTAGCTGCAGGACCCCCTCTCAAAgaagccctgctgcagagagaaaggagatGGCCAGCTTCTCTGATACTGTGCTGATCTGGCACCTTTGCCTTCCCCAGTGCTCCTGATTGAGCTGAGCTATAACCTTTCTCACTCACAACCCCCCTGCTCTACCAGAGGGTAAGTCCAGCATCTGGCCTTAGTCTGAAAGGAGAATGGTTTTCATCCTTCTCTAAAAATCTGATTGTGTGGTTTGCATTCAAGCTGGGGAGTAGTCACATCACCTACCAGCCCCATCATGGCTGACAGCAGCTCACTGCAAAGGTTGCTTTGCCCTTTCTGCTCAGAAGCTGCTGAAcctttcctgccagcacagTCCACAGCACAGACCTGACATTTCCTGTCACCTCCCCAGAgactgcagggcagagcaggttCTTTGATTCCCTGCATacaggctgtgctctgccctcCCTCGTCTGCATAGGaagccacagagcagagctggccttGGTTTTATCCTTTCAGTTGGTGTCTCACAGGAATGCTTTTTTGCCAGGAGGTGCAGATCTGGATGCCATATATCTCACCTCAAACCCCTCACCAGCATGAGGTGGTAGTTCGGACCTtcagtgggcagagctggaatgATCTGAAAACGAGAgtgaagcagaagagaaaatcaAAGGTGAGCAGATTGAAATTACCAGTGACACgctttgctcctgctcccctctttGGTTGTGCCCAGCCAAGAGTGAACCTCTTTGAAATATCTCATGAGCTGTGTTTTGACCAGCTGCAATAAAATGTAGTGGATTTCAGCTCCAGGTTTCCTCTCATGGAGAGAACTTATGAGTTGCATCCTGCCATGTTTCATCCCTGATCTAGTACTTTCTTCTGCTTGGCTGGTactcattttcctgcctttattGTATGAAGTTATATGCCtatatgttttcttctttgtcctCTGTCACAGAAGTGTGTGGCCCACTGTTGTGTCCTTCACTTCTCTTGGTTCCTTGTTGTGTCTCGACTTGTCCAAAATGAATGCAAAGTGCCAGCAGAGGGGACATTGCTCTTTTCCAGTGTGGATCCAAACATCAAAGTGATCTTTCCTCCTGGAGTCACCAAAGAGCCTCGTAGTGTCAAGCTGCAGGTATGCATGCCTTTTGGTGAGCTCTGGTGCAGATGTTTTCTCATGTTCAGTACAGAACCGAGCAGAGGTGTCTGCCCTAGGGTAATACATGTCTAGACGTGGTTGCTTCATGGGTTGACCCATCTCAGATCACCTTCTCTCTTCACTTCCCTGCAACATGGgccttgctctgtgctgccctgtgtGGGAAAGGGATCTCCAGCAGACCAGCGGGTAGCTGCTATGAAGGGAACGCAAAAAgattttgcctctttttcccTTGCAGAACTGACCCTAACAAAACAGCTCAGTGAGAATTGGGGGTGGTGGGGGACTCTAATGTGGATATAATTCTAAAATCACCCCACTAAAATTAATTGTTCTGTAGAGCTGCTAGATGCTCTTGTAATACCGTAAGTCCATCCCAGCCTGACAGGTTGCCAGACTTCAGCTGAAGTTCACTGTGCTTTATTTCTCAATGGGCcctgcagcaagagcagcatTTGCTTGCTGGGTGCTGGAGGAACTGAGTGAGCAGTGTGGGAATTTGGTGCCTGACTGCTCTGCTCACTGTGCTGTCTGCCACATCCAGGTGCTGCCAGTCTCTGCAGAAGAGATACAGGAAATCACAGCCAATGCAGGGTGCAGAGCCAGTCCCCTGCTCTACCTCTCCCAGGACTCCACGGTGGATTTTCTCAAACCAGTGAGAAttcagctgcctcttccacccGGGGTCACAGGTCAGCTTATTACCAAAACTGACAAAGGGAAATGTGATATTTGGAAAACCACAAAGGGCAAGAAAGAATTTTGCCTCTCTTGTTGTTAAagcttgctgcttttcctgcaggaacagcaagGTGTGTCCGCTGACTGTGTGGTGGtgcagagcagtgggagctgaAGGTAGTTCAGGTCCATCAGATCAGGGCTGGGGTTCACAGACCAGACAAGCTGGGAGAATGGTCTTGGCAAAAGGACTTCTCTGCCAAACCACATGTGTATTTTAACTACTGGTTTTACTGTGGTGGATTGGAGAGGCACTCCTGCCCACTGAGGAGATGCATTGTAAAAGACTGGGAATAGCTTGAAGCAAGAAATGAACATGCTGCCTCCAAGGGGtctgccttctcttttccttgtgtATGAATCAGGTGCTGAGccactgcatttaaaaatgtatgatTATATGCTGAGGCACATCCCACTCTGAAAACTGCTAAAAACAGCCTCAGTCATGCCAGGGATGCCTCTGTTTGCTGAGTACCCTCAGTCTCCTTACTCCTATTTTCTTTGACCTCTCCTGGTTTTCTTGTAAAGAAATACATGGCCTTCATTATAACATCACCTGGTGTTGTATGCCTGAAGTGCATCAAGATTGAAAAGTCTGTGACATATACATTAGAAAGAGATATAACTTAATTAATAACCCTAGATTTTAGTGATGAGACTTATCTAATGAATCTGTTGGTGGGAATgcatattttgcatattttcccAGGATATCCCAAAAGCAATGGGATAACCTGGTCCTTTTATTGCTGCTCTTCTTTGACCAAAGTTCAGCCCTGAATGCTGAAGAGAAGGCTGTGAACCCTTATTTGGTggctttaaaaagtaaattaccCAAACCTGTGGCTGGGTTTGTAAAGCCATGAATAAAGGTTTTTGCTGCATATAGCATTTCTTGATCATTGGTGTCTTTAGGGCTAAATTTGGATCAGTCAAGGCTGCATATTCTCCATGGTGACCTGGAGGGCCAAACCTGGAATGACATCACCAGTGAGGTGGTGCTGGAATTCACCCATCTTTATGCAGTGTTTGAAGTCACTCACTTCTCATGGTAAGTGCAGGATTATTTCTGAGGAGAAGATGAGATATTCCTCTGCCTTGCTTTTCCAACACTCTGACCAGAGGCCATGACATTAACTCTGtctgttcccttttccttttgcaagtCAGGCCCATTGTAGCACTTTGTCTGTACCTGTTATTCTTTCCAGTTGTGTGGTTGTGACACAGGCACCTTTCTCTGGGTAGGGtccctcattttttttaaattccttgtCTCCAGGTACTGGCTTTGGTACACCACCAAGACCTACATTGGAGGCATTGCCAAGAAGGTCTATGAGCGGCTGCGTCTGTACCAGGTGAACTTCAttgtgctgcagaggaagagggaTCCTGAGCAAGTCCTGCTACAGTGTGTCCCCAAGCACAAGGTCTGATCTGGGTTGCACTGCCTTGCTCCTGAGCTTCCCAGGCTTCCCTTTGTAGGATGTAATGGCAGCAGTGCACTGAACAGTGACCAGCAGTGTCACCACACTGTTGGTGGTGTGATACTGActcacagggagctgggggaagaaaaaacctCGTTCTATGCAGTGGCAAATGCCATGCATTGATTTTCTCCCCTGCAAACCCTGAGGACTGGGCTGCTAAAATCAGCTGAACCACAGTTACTGGCCATGTATATACTACTATCATCCAGCAAACATGAGGTAAAACATGTTGCCTTAAATTTAAGTCAAAGTTTACACATCACTTGTCTGACATGGCTAGtggtgtgggcagcagcactgctttgttttcagctggAGTGGTTAGAAATGGTAATTTTCCTTATGTTCCTTGATGTTCTCAgttcaagcactggaacagaacATATGAACACTCCTTAGTCTGCTTTAATGCAACATCAGGTTAGTTTATGCAATGAGTGTGAGCTAATCTGGCTGACCTTTGTCAAGAAGGAGATGAGAAGTGCTCATGCATTCtcttctgctgcctcttcctAGGGGTATCAGCCCTCAGCAGTGTTGTTTCAGATTAGTGTGAGCATGAGTGTGCAGCTGTGGAGAACGTGTCCCCTGGCAGACAGTGCAGCTTGGTGAGGTGAGGGTTATTTTATCAGACTGCCCCTACTGGGCTGCATATCCAGCTCTGCATAATTCTCTGCTCTGGTTGCTCCTTCTCTTTACCTGTGCTCCTGTATTGAAGTGACCTGTGGACACAAACATCTGCAAGGATTTTTTATATTGGGTTGTGGGCTAAAACTGTCTCCAGATGAGGCATCAATGACACTCAGAGTGAGATTGTTGTTTGGATGTGTCTGTaatcctgctgggaatggtCATAGAGTGAGAGAGGTTTACTGTTACAAATAGAAATATGAATCTAACCTGACTCTTGCACTGCCACCGTGATCACAGGCTACAAAGCCAAAAGGAGCTTTCTGGTGTCCTCAGCTGTGTGCTATTGTAGCATGTGTCTTTTTGCAGAGAAAAGGCATTTGAATAGCGAGTGGGATATGGTAGCAAGTAAATCCCTCCTTGTCTTTGAAGTTAAAAAGACCTCTTAAAAAGACAGAGGCAATGCTGAAATGGTTTTTTAATGGGTCTTTGTTAATTTGTTTACATCCTTTTCATGTAAATTAGTCTTCCTTGTTGAAGGTGAGGAACATCATGGGTATAGCAACATGTGTTGGGGCACAGATGTGCTTCTGACCAAACACTGTCATCCTTGTCAGGTTGACCCAGTGCTGAAGAAGCTGCAGGACCGCTATCGAGGACCTGAGCCGTCTGACATGGTGGAGATGTTTGAGGGAGAGCAattttttgcagcttttgaGCGAGGCATCAGCATTGATATGGgtatggcagtgctgggctcgTTCAGCTCCTACCTACCTCCCTCTTGTCCCGCTCTGGCCCTAGATGTGTTTCTGCTGTGTGTTGTACTCCTCCATGGTGTTCCTCTCTGTCTCCAGCTCACCTACTACTCACAGCGGCCAGCCCCTGGACATTGAACTTGTCACATTCTCTGGTCACATAACTTTTCCGTCTACTTTTCCTTATGAAAGTGCTGTTTGCAgactttcatttcttctcatgCTCTTGTAAACCTGCAGAGGGCAATAGCTaggtgggtttatttttatgaCTGATCTGCTTCTGCACAAGTTTTCTCCACAAGTTGAATGCTTCCTGCTTCTCTGCACAGATCGCCCTGATTGCGTGGATGGACgtctctcatttattttttattcccaCTTGAAGAACATGAAGGAAATCTATGTGACCTCTCCTGTGGACAGAAAAGGCCAAGCTGTAAAAGGCCAGGTGAACAACCAGTTACACTGACTTCTTATTTCCTCCTTCATCATTGCTTTTATAATATTCATTATAATAATCTCTGAGTGCTGGGCATGACTCTTTTCCTACCCTCTTTCTCTGGCTTTGCATTTCACTGACTAAACTCTGAACAGTCAAGGAAGATCATTCATCACTTAACTTAATGTCTGACTTACATTCCTGCCATTAATTTTTGGGGTGCTAGGAGAAAGTCCAGCCTTTATGGCAGAACCTCAGTGCTCCTCCCAGTTACACATAATTGAGAGGCCATATTTGTGGGCTGAGG
This region of Motacilla alba alba isolate MOTALB_02 chromosome 5, Motacilla_alba_V1.0_pri, whole genome shotgun sequence genomic DNA includes:
- the PIDD1 gene encoding p53-induced death domain-containing protein 1 isoform X2; protein product: MQKMAELLGLRDECGEGTLGAPAPAGSCLADNRLNLDVYPDGCRRFLQLFKEQQGEVVQVEFLRLSSNDCLLDTTLDSLPHLKHLKSLVLKGGHARDEFGSYQHGSLTSLPPDFGNLRCLTHLDLSFNRLSTLPSCIVHLPSLRVLLVSHNSLVTLPEDFGCLSKLTFFSAMKNQLKDLPQSIGELSMLQDLDLSENALELLPEEVGNLHNCTELDLSGNRLLSIPDSLANLKSLRRLHLHSNLLVTVPASLASLPYLSRLDLQNNCLRAIPAEIQTLPFVRVRGNPLGEKEPSPQADKSSTRRLKRLFLPSGEGSFTVTSEGCRVVLACGIHFYFPPGAASAPLQIHFQSLTPDPQWVKLRHHDVLLSRVLELQPHGIQFQQEVQIWMPYISPQTPHQHEVVVRTFSGQSWNDLKTRVKQKRKSKKCVAHCCVLHFSWFLVVSRLVQNECKVPAEGTLLFSSVDPNIKVIFPPGVTKEPRSVKLQVLPVSAEEIQEITANAGCRASPLLYLSQDSTVDFLKPVRIQLPLPPGVTGLNLDQSRLHILHGDLEGQTWNDITSEVVLEFTHLYAVFEVTHFSWYWLWYTTKTYIGGIAKKVYERLRLYQVDPVLKKLQDRYRGPEPSDMVEMFEGEQFFAAFERGISIDMDRPDCVDGRLSFIFYSHLKNMKEIYVTSPVDRKGQAVKGQVSFYRGAVPDSIPEDASRRRKGSDSLWLATLPIKLPQLKPRWDENPSPLYGFSFPPLNLGNAETGYLTQANLLSIARRVGADWQSIGLNLGLTYQQIERIGYNNREDLNKQILDMLFSWAQQNSEDPDCVSKLITAMKESGRQDIADEVEAIIELGRQKYSESIRRLGLEQESSTEDSAIAMM
- the PIDD1 gene encoding p53-induced death domain-containing protein 1 isoform X1, yielding MQKMAELLGLRDECGEGTLGAPAPAGSCLADNRLNLDVYPDGCRRFLQLFKEQQGEVVQVEFLRLSSNDCLLDTTLDSLPHLKHLKSLVLKGGHARDEFGSYQHGSLTSLPPDFGNLRCLTHLDLSFNRLSTLPSCIVHLPSLRVLLVSHNSLVTLPEDFGCLSKLTFFSAMKNQLKDLPQSIGELSMLQDLDLSENALELLPEEVGNLHNCTELDLSGNRLLSIPDSLANLKSLRRLHLHSNLLVTVPASLASLPYLSRLDLQNNCLRAIPAEIQTLPFVRVRGNPLGEKEPSPQADKSSTRRLKRLFLPSGEGSFTVTSEGCRVVLACGIHFYFPPGAASAPLQIHFQSLTPDPQWVKLRHHDVLLSRVLELQPHGIQFQQEVQIWMPYISPQTPHQHEVVVRTFSGQSWNDLKTRVKQKRKSKKCVAHCCVLHFSWFLVVSRLVQNECKVPAEGTLLFSSVDPNIKVIFPPGVTKEPRSVKLQVLPVSAEEIQEITANAGCRASPLLYLSQDSTVDFLKPVRIQLPLPPGVTGLNLDQSRLHILHGDLEGQTWNDITSEVVLEFTHLYAVFEVTHFSWYWLWYTTKTYIGGIAKKVYERLRLYQVNFIVLQRKRDPEQVLLQCVPKHKVDPVLKKLQDRYRGPEPSDMVEMFEGEQFFAAFERGISIDMDRPDCVDGRLSFIFYSHLKNMKEIYVTSPVDRKGQAVKGQVSFYRGAVPDSIPEDASRRRKGSDSLWLATLPIKLPQLKPRWDENPSPLYGFSFPPLNLGNAETGYLTQANLLSIARRVGADWQSIGLNLGLTYQQIERIGYNNREDLNKQILDMLFSWAQQNSEDPDCVSKLITAMKESGRQDIADEVEAIIELGRQKYSESIRRLGLEQESSTEDSAIAMM